The genomic stretch CAAACAAGAACCACAtccttgattaaaaaaaaaaaaaaaaaaaattagatgtaCATCAAGCTTGACTGCAAAAAATTTCTTGCCATCCCATTTTTGCTGCACAAACtcaattaaatgttattaatgtgGTACTGAACTTTCCGGTACTTTCCTCTTTGCATTCAGCCGGATAATTTGCCATTTATAATTGCACAATGTTGGCTGATACTAAACTAAGCCAGTTTTtgtgtcgtgtgtgtgtgtgcgtaaaaGGATGTAAATTGAAAATTAATATACTGTGAATAAGATTTTGACTGAATAAGACAAACTGAAGAATGGTAAATAAGTGTTTTGGCTTGTTTATTGGCATAAAATGCTTTAATATTAGTACAGTTATATCTTTCGTATTGGTCTTGCTAAACATACCAAtcataatatttgaaaaaaaaacatcacataaaataaaattgtatattgccctttgaaaataaattaatgactGTAAATCATGCAGTTACATCAGTTCACATCAACATTTCAAAAGCTGAACGAGTTTCTTACAAGGTGGTCCTATTAAAGCTCATTAGATACATTTAGGTGTGACATGAAACAAGGGGTAGTGTGTAGTAGTCAGTTGTTCATATTTATGTGAGGGGCCAAATACAGTGTTTTCAACAGCGTATTAGTTGGAGGAGGCCATTTTGGATCTAATTCTATTGATCTTCAGAGGAAGCAAGGAGGCCATCTCCACACTCAGCTCTAGCTCGGTTTCAACTGCATTCTTGGCTTCTGGATTCTCCTCGCAGTATTGCACTAAGAAGTTGTACGACTCCAGCGAGAGGCTGAGATTCTCCAGTTGAGAAGCCAGGTTACTGGAAATAAGCTTGGACTGTAATCTGGCGACACGGAATTTAGCCACCAACGCCGGCCTCAGCAGGTCATCCTCAAGCTTTTCAGGAAACTTGCCCTCTGGTGAGCGGATGGAGTCGAGGAACATCTGATAATACTTCATAGAGGAGGAACATAAGTGGTTAAACTTCTTTATGGTGTGCACGTCTGGCTGATCCTGCTTGTCGGCCACAGCTAACTTCAGGTCCATCATCTCATAATAGGTTTCTGCAAGTTCAAACTGCAGTTGCCGGCAGATTAACAAGTAGTACTGAGCATTCAAATCCTTGCAGATTGGCTCCAGCAAGTCGACGCGGCGTTTGTGCATCTTACAGCGCCGTTCCAGATCCTGTTCGAAGAAGGCCAGGACCTTGAAGAGAGCGCTATGGTCCTGCAAGATCTCAATATGATCTGTCACGTGACCATCCATTGCGAAATACTCTTTGGCCTGAGCTACGTAGCCTTGGCCCACCAGGAAGATGCCACGGGCTTCTTCAAAGTCCAGTGGAAGCATGCTGCTTACTTTCTCTTCCAGGCTGCAAATAGAGTCGAAAGTATCGCTTGAACCAAAAAGGATGGCGCTCTTTCTTCCCTTctctttttcttcctcttcactCCGACGTGCCCTCTTCAGTTCGTCCTGCCGATCTAAGTCTAGTTCTCCGACATTATCCTTTGCGGCAATAGAAATTGCTCatataagtaaaaaataataactgtaAATGTGTGTACATAAACTCTTGAAAcgtaaaagaaaaaaggatgGCTACCTCAAGAAGTTTTTTCGCATCTTGCAGAAGATTAAGGCAATATTTGATCCAGCATCTGGCAATTTCGGCTCGCTTCTGCAGCAGCTCTTCACGTTTTTCACATTCAGCCTCACCTTTGGGAAGatcaataataatttattgtaaTACATCATATACTTTGTAGGGTTGCCAACTGTCACgccatcattttcaaaagtctccgttttggtccgtttatactTAAATGCAACCCcggtgttttcaaactaaaatgggGTTTGCAGCGTGTGCGCTAGTCTCCGTTTCTGAGGTTCAAAAACGGCAGCGTAGagtaaacgacaggcgtaactGTAGCAAAAACtagcgttttaaaacgaaatgcactagtgtaaacggggccttaaaaaaactcacgctggggggtcaactataatattttaaactaacTTGTGAAAAGGTTAATATTTTGGCAttcttcttcatttatgtttgtctttcttcagataaaatattaataaaataaaaaatttgagctGGGAAAGTTGCTTGAGAACCTTTACATCTTTTATACACATACTTAACTGCAGATACTGAAATGGCACACACTGTGTGATACAGTACAAATATTTTGAGTGTGTGCCTTATTCGGTCCCTTATTTTCCTATAAAGAACCACAATTGTCCCTTATTTTCCTTTCCTGAAGTTGGCAACCCTACCTAcatgttaacattttaaataaatacaaagctgtcatgaaactctagacgGTGCAGGCTGTTCTTAACTCAATCTTCTTGAAATCActtcattctctatagggcacagctgattggctactgatacagctggaaccaatgagcttgctgctcaaaccTTAACCTTAAAATTacttttcaatatattttaaaatgtaatttattcctgtggtggcaaagctgaattttcagcagccattattccaggcttcagtgtcacatgatcattcagaaatcattctaatgctgatgtgctgctcaagaaacatttctcattattatcagtgttgaaaacagttgtgctgcttaacttTTTTGAGGACACcgtgaaacttttttttccagaattgtctgatgaatagaacgttcaaaagaacagaacttgtgaaatagaaatattttgtaacattatgaatgtctttaccgtcacatttgatcaatttaatgaatatttactgaagaaaaaaaaaaaaaaaaaaaaaaaaaaatagtattaatttcttttaaaaaaattgatccCAAACTGGTAGTTTACATAATACATTGGTTCAGTGTTTGTAAACACCATTAGTCTCATGCTTCAaatgcaacatttttaaatactctATCTTCAACTTTCAAAGATGTTT from Ctenopharyngodon idella isolate HZGC_01 chromosome 13, HZGC01, whole genome shotgun sequence encodes the following:
- the kifbp gene encoding KIF-binding protein encodes the protein MAANQSSEWRVVCEKFRQAQELSEIESRKDPENNPFRSKYKARDLLKEILCSLKKIEEEGEADNEADESRQMVDGEPENDFGKAYVGDSPAGLRAARLAVVQYYLGVNHIETEELSAGEQHLMNCMKLIDKCTTTRENVSLFIQARNQLGILWAGRDEIEKAQGFLETAESMYLLYMKEDGQPPLDLQDFFVPEGEELSQQEKIRRFEMAYTHTLYYLAQVYKNLQQYERAGQYCHSTLQRQLEYKQFVPLEWAINAATLSQYYITKTRYMEARHCLAAASVIATLAGEIPSEAAAKESEAECEKREELLQKRAEIARCWIKYCLNLLQDAKKLLEDNVGELDLDRQDELKRARRSEEEEKEKGRKSAILFGSSDTFDSICSLEEKVSSMLPLDFEEARGIFLVGQGYVAQAKEYFAMDGHVTDHIEILQDHSALFKVLAFFEQDLERRCKMHKRRVDLLEPICKDLNAQYYLLICRQLQFELAETYYEMMDLKLAVADKQDQPDVHTIKKFNHLCSSSMKYYQMFLDSIRSPEGKFPEKLEDDLLRPALVAKFRVARLQSKLISSNLASQLENLSLSLESYNFLVQYCEENPEAKNAVETELELSVEMASLLPLKINRIRSKMASSN